A stretch of Gymnodinialimonas phycosphaerae DNA encodes these proteins:
- a CDS encoding O-acetylhomoserine aminocarboxypropyltransferase/cysteine synthase family protein — translation MTNAPSYGFDTLQIHAGARPDPATGARQTPIYQTTAYVFRDADHAAALFNLQEVGYIYSRLTNPTVAVLQERIATLEGGAGAVCCSSGHAAQIMALFPLMQPGRNVVVSTRLYGGTVTQFSQTIKRFGWSAKFVDFDDLDAVKAAIDDDTRAVFGEAIANPGGYIMDVRAVANIADEAGIPLIIDNTTATPYLHRPIEHGATLVVHSTTKYLTGNGTVTGGCVVDSGTFDWAASDKFPSLSQPEPAYHGLKFAETFGPLAFTFHGIAIGLRDLGMTLNPQAAHYTLMGIETLSLRMERHVENAVAVAKWLEADPRVDFVTYAGLESSPYFHRVKDVCPKGAGALFTFAVKGGYDACIKLVDSLEIFSHVANLGDTRSLIIHSASTTHRQLTPEQQEAAGAAPNVVRVSIGTEDVKDLIADLDQALTKATS, via the coding sequence ATGACAAACGCCCCCAGCTACGGCTTCGACACCCTTCAGATCCACGCAGGCGCACGGCCCGACCCGGCCACGGGCGCACGGCAAACGCCGATCTACCAGACCACGGCCTATGTCTTCCGCGATGCCGACCACGCCGCAGCTTTGTTCAACCTGCAAGAGGTGGGCTACATCTACTCTCGCCTGACCAACCCCACCGTCGCCGTGCTGCAAGAGCGGATCGCGACGCTGGAGGGCGGCGCGGGCGCAGTCTGCTGTTCCTCAGGCCATGCCGCGCAGATCATGGCACTGTTCCCGCTGATGCAGCCCGGGCGCAACGTGGTCGTCTCCACGCGCCTTTACGGCGGCACGGTCACGCAGTTCAGCCAGACGATCAAGCGCTTCGGCTGGTCCGCCAAGTTTGTCGATTTCGACGATCTGGACGCGGTCAAGGCCGCGATTGATGACGACACCCGCGCAGTTTTCGGCGAGGCGATTGCCAACCCCGGCGGCTACATCATGGATGTGCGCGCCGTCGCCAATATCGCTGATGAAGCCGGGATCCCGCTGATCATCGACAACACCACGGCCACGCCCTACCTGCACCGCCCGATCGAGCATGGGGCCACGCTGGTCGTACATTCCACCACCAAGTACCTGACCGGCAATGGCACCGTGACGGGCGGCTGCGTCGTCGATTCGGGTACCTTTGATTGGGCGGCGTCGGACAAGTTCCCCTCGCTCAGCCAGCCCGAGCCCGCTTATCACGGCTTGAAGTTCGCCGAGACCTTTGGCCCCCTCGCCTTCACCTTCCACGGCATCGCTATCGGCCTGCGCGATCTGGGTATGACCCTGAACCCGCAAGCCGCGCATTATACGCTGATGGGGATCGAGACCCTCAGCCTGCGGATGGAGCGTCATGTCGAAAACGCCGTCGCCGTCGCCAAGTGGCTGGAAGCCGACCCGCGTGTGGATTTCGTGACCTATGCAGGGCTGGAAAGCTCTCCGTATTTTCATCGCGTCAAGGACGTCTGCCCCAAGGGCGCGGGCGCGTTGTTCACCTTCGCGGTGAAGGGTGGCTATGACGCCTGCATCAAGCTGGTTGATTCGCTGGAGATCTTCAGCCATGTCGCCAACCTGGGCGATACGCGTTCGCTGATCATCCATTCCGCCTCCACCACCCACCGTCAATTGACACCCGAACAACAGGAAGCCGCAGGCGCCGCCCCCAATGTGGTCCGCGTTTCCATCGGGACCGAGGACGTGAAAGACCTGATCGCAGACCTCGACCAAGCGCTCACGAAAGCAACAAGCTAG
- the mgtE gene encoding magnesium transporter: MALDVEEIAEDARDAYALDKSLRAHLREAIETHDVAAIDALMEPLHPADIADLLEQVSSAEREAWLTHWSSGIDGEVLSELEEGLREKVLDLLPDAQIAVAVRELDSDDVVDLLEDADEAQAEVILDALEPADRAAVEAAMSYPEDTAGRLMQREIVAVPEHWTVGEAIDYIRGQAGKLPEEFYHVILTDPRMKPTGYVMLGRLLATVRGVKLTDITEDSFRPIPATQPEEEVAYAFNQYHLISAPVVDDDGRLVGVITIDDAMIVLDMEAEEDILRLAGVGEESSLSDGIIETTKQRFPWLFVNLVTSIIASLVIAQFEVALATIVALAVLMPIVASMGGNAGTQSLTVAVRAIATKDLTASNLMRVVTREAGVGLINGAIFAVVMGIVGVVWFGTPMLGVVIGAAMIINLLVAGLAGILVPVVLDRLRIDPALASGAFVTTVTDIVGFFSFLGLAALLLL; the protein is encoded by the coding sequence ATGGCTTTGGACGTCGAAGAAATCGCTGAGGACGCGCGCGACGCCTACGCCTTGGACAAATCCCTGCGCGCGCACCTGCGCGAGGCGATCGAGACCCATGATGTGGCCGCCATCGATGCGTTGATGGAGCCGCTGCACCCCGCCGACATCGCGGACTTGTTGGAGCAGGTCTCTTCGGCGGAACGCGAGGCGTGGCTGACCCATTGGTCGAGCGGCATTGACGGCGAGGTCTTGTCCGAGCTGGAAGAGGGGCTGCGCGAGAAGGTCCTGGACCTCTTGCCCGACGCGCAGATCGCCGTGGCGGTGCGGGAGCTGGACTCCGACGATGTGGTCGACCTGCTGGAAGACGCGGACGAGGCCCAGGCCGAGGTGATTCTGGACGCGCTGGAGCCGGCGGACCGCGCTGCGGTCGAGGCCGCGATGAGCTATCCAGAGGATACCGCCGGCCGCCTGATGCAGCGAGAGATCGTGGCCGTGCCCGAGCATTGGACAGTGGGGGAGGCGATTGACTACATCCGGGGCCAGGCGGGTAAGTTGCCGGAAGAGTTCTACCACGTGATCCTGACGGATCCGCGCATGAAGCCAACGGGGTACGTCATGCTGGGGCGGTTGTTGGCGACCGTGCGCGGGGTGAAGCTGACCGACATCACCGAGGACAGCTTCCGCCCCATTCCGGCCACTCAGCCCGAGGAAGAGGTGGCCTACGCCTTCAACCAGTATCACCTGATTTCCGCCCCTGTGGTGGATGACGATGGGCGCCTCGTTGGTGTCATCACCATCGATGATGCGATGATCGTGCTGGACATGGAGGCCGAGGAAGACATTTTGCGCCTCGCCGGTGTGGGCGAGGAATCGAGCCTCTCGGACGGCATCATCGAGACCACGAAGCAGCGGTTCCCCTGGCTTTTCGTGAACCTTGTGACGTCAATCATCGCATCGCTGGTGATCGCGCAATTCGAAGTCGCCTTGGCGACCATCGTGGCTTTGGCAGTCTTGATGCCTATCGTGGCGTCGATGGGGGGCAACGCGGGCACGCAATCCCTGACCGTGGCGGTGCGCGCGATTGCGACGAAGGACCTGACAGCCTCGAACCTGATGCGCGTGGTCACGCGTGAGGCGGGCGTTGGCCTGATCAACGGCGCGATCTTTGCGGTGGTGATGGGGATCGTGGGCGTGGTGTGGTTCGGCACGCCGATGTTGGGCGTCGTGATTGGGGCGGCAATGATCATCAACCTACTGGTCGCTGGCCTTGCGGGTATCCTTGTGCCGGTGGTTCTGGACCGTTTGCGCATCGACCCGGCGCTGGCCTCGGGGGCCTTCGTGACGACTGTCACGGATATCGTGGGGTTCTTTTCATTCCTTGGTCTGGCGGCGCTATTATTGCTGTGA
- the guaD gene encoding guanine deaminase, translated as MAERLILGQVLAFEGDPRALGLAAARHEARGGVLVRDGLIRAVGDGAALRAAHPEARITDHGDALILPGFIDAHAHYPQTAIIASWGKRLIDWLNTYTFPEEARFGDTTYATDIADRYLDLVTANGTTTVASYCTIHPASVDAIFTAAQARGMRFLAGKTCMDRNAPGNLRDTAQSAFDDSSALLKNWHGRGRLGYIITPRFSPTSSPEQLSALGALWADHPDCLMQTHLSEQVDEIAWVRSLYPDARDYLDTYEAHGLLGEKGVYGHAIHLEPREIARLQEVGAALVHCPTSNTFIGSGLFDMGLADTMPVGLATDTGGGSSFSMLRTMAAAYEVGQLRGEALHPAELLWRATGGSAAALHLQDKIGRLAPGIEADLCVLDLASTPAIAQRQARAKTIWEAVFPTIMMGDDRAIAQTYIAGEPVKAV; from the coding sequence TTGGCAGAGCGACTGATTTTGGGGCAAGTCCTGGCGTTCGAGGGCGATCCTCGGGCGCTGGGGCTGGCGGCCGCGCGTCATGAGGCACGCGGCGGCGTATTGGTCCGCGATGGGCTGATCCGGGCCGTGGGCGACGGTGCAGCCCTGCGCGCGGCCCATCCCGAGGCGCGTATCACCGATCACGGCGACGCGCTGATCCTGCCTGGCTTCATCGATGCCCACGCCCATTATCCCCAAACCGCGATCATCGCGTCGTGGGGAAAGCGCCTGATCGACTGGCTCAATACCTATACCTTTCCCGAGGAGGCGCGGTTCGGCGACACCACCTATGCCACTGATATTGCTGACAGGTATCTGGATCTTGTGACAGCGAATGGCACAACGACCGTTGCCAGTTACTGCACCATTCACCCGGCGTCCGTGGATGCGATCTTCACCGCCGCGCAGGCACGCGGCATGCGGTTCCTGGCAGGCAAGACCTGCATGGATCGCAACGCGCCAGGCAACCTACGCGACACGGCGCAATCGGCCTTTGATGACAGCAGCGCACTGCTGAAGAATTGGCATGGTCGTGGACGGCTCGGTTACATCATCACGCCCAGGTTCTCTCCGACATCCTCGCCCGAGCAACTCAGTGCACTTGGCGCGCTTTGGGCAGACCATCCCGACTGCCTGATGCAAACCCACCTGTCAGAGCAAGTCGATGAGATCGCATGGGTTCGCAGCCTCTACCCGGACGCCCGCGACTACCTCGACACCTATGAAGCCCACGGGCTTCTGGGCGAAAAGGGCGTTTACGGCCACGCGATACATCTGGAGCCCCGTGAAATCGCCCGCCTGCAAGAGGTTGGCGCCGCCCTGGTCCATTGCCCGACCTCAAACACCTTCATCGGATCGGGTCTGTTCGACATGGGGCTTGCCGACACGATGCCCGTGGGCCTGGCGACGGATACCGGCGGCGGATCCAGCTTCTCGATGCTGCGCACCATGGCGGCCGCCTACGAGGTCGGGCAACTGCGCGGCGAAGCATTGCACCCGGCGGAACTTCTTTGGCGTGCCACCGGAGGCTCTGCGGCAGCTCTGCACCTGCAGGACAAAATCGGTCGCCTCGCGCCGGGGATCGAGGCGGACCTCTGCGTCCTCGACCTTGCCTCAACGCCTGCGATAGCCCAACGCCAAGCACGCGCCAAAACGATATGGGAGGCCGTCTTTCCCACCATCATGATGGGCGACGACCGCGCCATCGCGCAGACTTACATTGCAGGAGAGCCGGTGAAAGCCGTCTAA
- the glmM gene encoding phosphoglucosamine mutase has protein sequence MSRKLFGTDGVRGQANTYPMTAEMALKMGAAAGRFFRRDGSAAHRVVIGKDTRLSGYMIENALTAGFTSTGMNVLLLGPVPTPAVGMLTHSMRADVGVMISASHNPAVDNGIKFFGPDGFKLNDDAELAIEAMTLDGVEPVQATSIGRAKRIDDGLFRYLERVKSTFPTDLWLDGLKVVIDCANGAAYKAAPAVLWELGAEVVSIGVEPNGLNINLGCGSTRPEAAVEKIREVGADVGICLDGDADRVILIDETGAIADGDQIMALFAKRWANEGRLQGRTLAATVMSNLGLERFLAESDIALHRTAVGDRHVVEAMRLGGFNLGGEQSGHIVMTDYATTGDGLIAGLQFLAEMVRTNQPASALAHNFETVPQVLKNVRFERGATPLDAPAVQAAIAAGEARLKGAGRLLIRKSGTEPLIRVMAEAEDEALMTAVVDDIVGAVQDAV, from the coding sequence ATGTCGCGGAAACTATTCGGCACGGACGGTGTCAGGGGCCAAGCCAATACTTACCCTATGACCGCCGAGATGGCGTTGAAGATGGGGGCTGCGGCGGGGCGGTTCTTCCGCCGCGACGGGTCCGCCGCGCACCGTGTGGTGATCGGCAAGGACACGCGTCTGTCGGGCTACATGATCGAAAACGCGCTGACGGCGGGCTTCACCTCGACGGGGATGAATGTGCTGCTGCTGGGGCCGGTACCGACACCCGCTGTGGGAATGCTGACGCACTCCATGCGTGCCGACGTCGGTGTGATGATCTCGGCCAGCCACAACCCGGCGGTGGACAATGGCATCAAGTTTTTTGGACCTGACGGGTTCAAGTTGAACGATGACGCCGAACTGGCGATAGAGGCGATGACGCTTGACGGGGTGGAGCCCGTGCAGGCCACCAGCATCGGACGCGCCAAGCGTATTGACGACGGTTTGTTCCGTTATCTGGAGAGGGTGAAATCAACCTTCCCGACGGATCTGTGGCTTGACGGACTGAAGGTCGTGATCGATTGCGCCAATGGTGCCGCCTACAAAGCAGCGCCTGCCGTGCTTTGGGAATTGGGTGCCGAAGTCGTGAGCATTGGCGTGGAGCCCAACGGTTTGAACATCAACCTCGGCTGCGGCTCGACCAGGCCCGAGGCGGCGGTGGAGAAAATCCGCGAGGTGGGCGCCGATGTGGGGATCTGCCTCGACGGGGATGCGGATCGGGTGATCTTGATCGACGAGACCGGGGCCATTGCCGACGGCGACCAGATCATGGCCTTGTTTGCCAAACGTTGGGCCAATGAGGGGCGATTGCAGGGGCGCACCTTGGCAGCAACGGTGATGTCCAACCTCGGGCTGGAGCGGTTCTTGGCGGAAAGTGACATCGCACTGCACCGCACGGCGGTAGGCGACCGCCACGTTGTCGAGGCGATGCGTTTGGGTGGCTTCAATCTGGGCGGTGAGCAATCGGGCCACATCGTGATGACCGACTACGCTACCACCGGCGATGGGTTGATCGCGGGCCTGCAATTCCTGGCCGAGATGGTCCGCACGAACCAGCCCGCCAGCGCCCTTGCCCATAATTTCGAGACCGTGCCACAGGTGTTGAAGAACGTCCGCTTCGAGCGCGGTGCGACCCCGCTGGACGCGCCCGCCGTGCAGGCCGCCATTGCGGCAGGCGAGGCGCGGTTGAAAGGCGCGGGACGGCTGTTGATCCGTAAATCGGGGACGGAACCTTTGATTCGTGTCATGGCCGAGGCCGAGGATGAAGCCCTGATGACGGCGGTCGTTGACGATATCGTCGGTGCGGTGCAAGACGCGGTTTAG
- the folP gene encoding dihydropteroate synthase gives MTCYWRPIPSLDPARPKAGLSIAGGAAWFDRVECLSRTAPPRIVPVTDVPEKTLHNISALRADLAGLSLDKPRLMGILNTTPDSFSDGGRFGGLKTALAHAHQMVAEGADLIDIGGESTRPGADDVAVQEEIARTAPVIEALRGTGIVISLDTRKAAVAEAGMAAGAAILNDVSGLRFDPRLADVAADTGAPLILMHSIATPQTMQAAAETAYGDVLLDVYDGLNAAIAQAEAAGVRRDKIVVDPGIGFGKTQAQNLALIQRISLFHSLGCAILLGVSRKGFIGTLGAEPQADRRGPGSAGLGLWALSQGVQVLRVHDIDLHRQAVALWRAAHNKL, from the coding sequence ATGACTTGTTACTGGCGCCCCATCCCCAGCCTCGACCCCGCCCGCCCCAAGGCGGGCTTGTCGATTGCCGGCGGCGCGGCGTGGTTCGACCGCGTTGAATGTCTGAGCCGCACCGCCCCGCCGCGCATCGTGCCTGTGACCGACGTGCCAGAGAAAACCTTGCACAATATCAGTGCTCTGCGGGCGGATCTGGCCGGTCTGAGCTTAGATAAGCCGCGCTTGATGGGGATATTGAACACGACGCCCGATAGTTTTTCGGACGGGGGGCGGTTCGGGGGCCTGAAAACGGCGCTGGCCCATGCCCATCAAATGGTCGCCGAGGGCGCTGATCTGATTGATATCGGGGGGGAATCCACACGTCCCGGAGCGGACGACGTGGCGGTCCAAGAAGAGATCGCCCGCACGGCTCCGGTGATCGAGGCCCTGCGCGGGACGGGCATCGTGATCAGCCTCGACACCCGCAAGGCGGCGGTGGCCGAGGCGGGTATGGCGGCGGGCGCGGCGATCCTGAACGACGTCTCGGGCCTGCGGTTTGACCCACGGCTGGCCGATGTTGCGGCTGATACAGGTGCGCCGCTGATCCTGATGCACTCCATCGCGACGCCCCAGACGATGCAGGCTGCGGCGGAAACCGCCTATGGCGACGTGCTTCTGGATGTTTATGACGGCTTGAATGCGGCGATTGCGCAGGCCGAGGCGGCAGGCGTACGTCGTGACAAGATCGTGGTCGATCCTGGCATTGGATTTGGCAAGACCCAGGCCCAGAACCTGGCGCTGATCCAGCGGATCTCATTGTTCCACAGTCTTGGCTGCGCGATCTTGCTTGGCGTTTCACGCAAGGGCTTCATCGGCACCTTGGGCGCCGAGCCGCAGGCGGACCGGCGCGGACCCGGATCGGCGGGGCTTGGCCTATGGGCGTTGAGCCAGGGCGTACAAGTGCTGCGCGTCCATGATATAGACCTGCACAGACAGGCGGTGGCGCTTTGGCGTGCAGCACATAACAAACTGTAA
- a CDS encoding GNAT family N-acetyltransferase gives MDHDTPPFRTLRLTGRPPAPQALPLYGRLFPDSGHDDLNRDQQDWARHAIAPWTLTHAGHDVGVGGFRIGFAEEGLEVLFHFIPEVWGQGLASEFLAAALDHARTVLREERFFGTVAHDDTASRRVMEKAGFQPIPDEGTARLLMRLT, from the coding sequence ATGGACCACGACACACCGCCTTTCCGGACCCTGCGCTTGACCGGGCGCCCACCTGCCCCGCAGGCTCTGCCGCTTTATGGCCGTCTTTTCCCCGACAGCGGACATGACGACCTGAACCGCGACCAACAGGACTGGGCGCGCCATGCGATTGCCCCGTGGACGCTGACCCATGCGGGCCACGACGTCGGGGTTGGGGGGTTCCGCATCGGCTTTGCCGAGGAAGGGTTGGAGGTTCTTTTCCATTTTATTCCAGAGGTTTGGGGCCAAGGCTTGGCGAGCGAGTTCCTCGCGGCCGCCCTTGATCACGCCCGCACCGTCCTGCGCGAAGAACGGTTCTTCGGCACGGTCGCCCATGACGACACCGCGTCCCGGCGGGTGATGGAGAAGGCCGGATTTCAGCCGATCCCGGATGAAGGCACCGCGCGCCTCTTGATGCGGCTTACGTAA
- a CDS encoding dihydroneopterin aldolase: MTDEITQAFSHPSERAKATAADTPRDRISMTDHIREVEIGAFQAERGVTQKIQFDVVVEVETRAESATDDVDRILSYDTISEVIDAALAAERVNLLETLAARIADGILEHPLAARVFVRIGKLDRGPYTLGVEILREAPQERRRVRLLADAAPHPIVVYLSDAAIHRPDLSHLLDALARTDAPLILCVDKPNLPSPLADHAMPQRRIALLAIEQSAWVLAARDPRCVVVESRTELDWAMRQGKISVWAPSKLVLDAVEGPGTDVTDPVALSRWLAEAFEAQRVISIGGPGAEALAADAMPDLT, translated from the coding sequence ATGACCGACGAGATCACACAAGCCTTCAGCCACCCGTCCGAGCGGGCGAAGGCCACCGCCGCTGACACGCCGCGCGACCGGATTTCGATGACGGACCATATCCGCGAGGTCGAGATCGGGGCGTTTCAGGCCGAGCGGGGCGTGACCCAGAAGATCCAATTCGACGTCGTCGTCGAGGTGGAGACGCGGGCCGAAAGCGCCACCGATGACGTGGACCGGATCCTGAGCTACGACACGATTTCCGAAGTGATCGACGCGGCCCTGGCGGCGGAGAGGGTCAACCTGCTGGAGACGCTTGCCGCGCGCATTGCCGACGGCATTCTGGAGCATCCGCTGGCGGCGCGAGTCTTCGTGCGCATCGGCAAATTGGACCGCGGCCCCTACACGTTAGGGGTCGAGATCTTGCGGGAGGCGCCCCAAGAGCGGCGCCGCGTGCGCCTTTTGGCCGACGCCGCGCCCCATCCGATTGTGGTCTACCTCTCGGATGCGGCAATACATCGTCCTGATTTATCACACCTTCTGGATGCGTTGGCGCGGACGGACGCGCCGCTGATCTTGTGCGTGGATAAGCCGAACCTGCCGTCGCCCCTGGCCGATCACGCCATGCCACAACGGCGCATCGCGCTTCTGGCGATCGAGCAATCGGCGTGGGTTCTGGCCGCACGCGACCCGCGTTGCGTGGTTGTTGAAAGCCGGACCGAACTTGATTGGGCGATGCGGCAAGGCAAGATCAGCGTCTGGGCGCCGTCGAAACTGGTGCTCGACGCGGTGGAGGGGCCGGGAACGGACGTGACGGACCCGGTGGCGTTGTCCCGTTGGCTGGCAGAGGCATTTGAAGCGCAGCGCGTCATCTCCATCGGCGGGCCGGGCGCGGAGGCTTTGGCCGCCGATGCGATGCCCGATCTTACGTAA
- a CDS encoding cell wall hydrolase, with the protein MKVRSLSAIAAGIMAMCAATGAVAQNVSAMDVTLGTSASANGLSGVLDQLMGMEAASLSGLSASRLRRIGSAFDAERAQNDRRIMDVAELDALRAPRGGAQWQCLTEALYFEARGEPIEGQYAVAEVILNRVDAANYPDTICGVITQGTGRQFACQFTYTCDGRSEEMSDAAAMHRLGHIARIMIDGAPRDLTAGATHYHADWVNPRWASVYPRTTEIGIHRFYRQQY; encoded by the coding sequence ATGAAGGTACGGTCTCTGTCTGCGATTGCCGCAGGCATCATGGCGATGTGTGCAGCGACAGGTGCTGTTGCGCAGAATGTGTCGGCGATGGATGTGACGCTTGGCACATCGGCCTCGGCCAATGGCCTCTCGGGCGTTCTGGATCAATTGATGGGGATGGAGGCGGCGTCTCTGTCCGGTCTGTCGGCCAGCCGGTTGCGCCGGATCGGGTCGGCGTTTGATGCGGAACGGGCGCAAAATGACCGCCGCATCATGGATGTGGCCGAGTTGGACGCCCTGCGCGCGCCCCGCGGCGGCGCCCAATGGCAGTGCCTGACCGAAGCGCTCTATTTCGAAGCGCGCGGGGAGCCGATCGAAGGCCAATATGCCGTTGCCGAAGTGATCCTGAACCGCGTTGATGCCGCGAATTATCCGGACACGATCTGCGGCGTGATCACCCAAGGAACCGGCCGCCAATTCGCCTGCCAATTCACCTATACCTGCGATGGTCGCTCGGAAGAGATGAGCGATGCGGCCGCCATGCATCGTCTAGGGCACATCGCACGCATCATGATCGACGGCGCGCCGCGGGACCTGACGGCGGGTGCCACGCATTATCACGCCGATTGGGTCAACCCCCGGTGGGCCAGCGTCTACCCGCGCACCACCGAGATCGGGATTCACCGCTTCTATCGCCAACAATACTGA